The following are encoded in a window of Microcoleus sp. bin38.metabat.b11b12b14.051 genomic DNA:
- a CDS encoding CU044_2847 family protein, protein MKRIVEFPLESGDSIFVEVEDPAPIDDCIGLRDEIVQKAQQTFESALEKIKPLTNAIMTKVRSLNEPADEVEVKFGIKMSAELGAVIASGNAEVNYEITLKWQRKSNDDSST, encoded by the coding sequence GTGAAGCGCATAGTTGAATTTCCTTTAGAAAGTGGCGACTCCATTTTTGTGGAAGTAGAAGATCCAGCCCCAATTGACGATTGCATTGGTTTGCGCGATGAAATCGTTCAAAAGGCGCAACAGACTTTCGAGTCGGCACTGGAAAAAATCAAGCCCCTAACAAATGCGATCATGACCAAGGTGCGTAGCTTGAACGAGCCAGCAGATGAAGTGGAGGTTAAGTTTGGTATAAAAATGAGTGCTGAACTTGGGGCCGTTATTGCTTCTGGCAATGCCGAAGTCAACTATGAAATTACGCTGAAGTGGCAACGAAAGTCAAACGATGACAGTAGCACTTGA
- a CDS encoding serine protease, with product MTVALEPSIVRIYSNSSGKVVGAGFLVSEKHILTCAHVVAGALGLPKETVEMPDAEITLDFPILASQRPFKAKVVFWRPLNRNKFEEDIAGLELESLPPNGFRCVRLVTSNDLWGHPFQVLGFPEGQANGVPASGVLRTRNAKGWVELEDVKQMGYALEPGFSGAPVWDDELKGVAGMAVAREKERLQVKAAFIISATQLAKAWPKLNQQVIHPEIWRPVHTQVNDTVEPRPITINLQGLPRINYNYDFIVDSVNYKELSDASRIYSLNVFNKGCADGVIESRSQHGELIEIRGIKGVRIPAQVWDFGVQSIERLWRLSTEGYEFLDPRNSLGNSETTEVRNITVPPGGILKITKIGENALVYNQATFLSGLCFKSPSFSGLLALCEKIQKKNIGSLVKSEIFRGLMRENLSLPLDEATRIFSSSSWVDNQKLEALKEICELMRQENINASNFLDNILGNMLRITGLEMLNFPLNVTEDFIKNSNGFLQWLDWERAQIVEERQGALFIQRLPRSN from the coding sequence ATGACAGTAGCACTTGAACCATCGATCGTCAGGATTTACTCAAACAGTAGCGGCAAAGTTGTTGGTGCTGGCTTTTTAGTCTCTGAAAAGCATATCCTGACCTGCGCCCATGTGGTAGCTGGTGCTTTGGGACTGCCGAAAGAAACTGTCGAGATGCCGGATGCAGAAATCACTTTAGACTTCCCAATCCTGGCATCCCAACGGCCGTTCAAAGCCAAAGTAGTTTTCTGGCGACCACTCAATCGTAATAAGTTTGAAGAAGATATTGCTGGATTAGAGTTAGAGAGTCTTCCGCCCAATGGATTTCGCTGTGTGCGATTGGTTACATCTAACGACTTGTGGGGACATCCTTTCCAAGTTTTGGGTTTTCCAGAAGGTCAAGCCAATGGTGTTCCAGCTTCTGGTGTGTTACGCACACGAAATGCTAAAGGTTGGGTGGAGCTTGAGGATGTGAAACAGATGGGTTATGCCTTAGAACCTGGTTTCAGTGGTGCGCCCGTGTGGGATGACGAACTAAAAGGTGTAGCAGGTATGGCTGTAGCGAGGGAAAAAGAACGACTACAGGTGAAAGCTGCGTTTATTATTTCTGCTACTCAACTGGCTAAAGCTTGGCCTAAATTGAATCAGCAGGTTATCCACCCGGAAATTTGGAGACCTGTACATACCCAAGTTAACGATACTGTGGAACCAAGGCCTATTACTATAAATTTACAGGGACTACCAAGAATTAACTATAACTATGACTTTATAGTTGATAGTGTCAATTATAAAGAATTGAGTGATGCAAGCAGGATTTATAGTCTAAATGTGTTTAACAAGGGCTGCGCTGATGGAGTAATTGAGAGTCGTAGTCAACATGGTGAATTAATCGAGATTCGAGGGATTAAAGGTGTAAGAATTCCAGCTCAGGTTTGGGACTTTGGGGTACAATCAATAGAAAGGTTGTGGCGGCTTTCCACGGAAGGATATGAGTTTCTAGATCCAAGAAATTCATTAGGCAACTCAGAGACAACGGAAGTAAGAAACATAACAGTTCCTCCTGGTGGCATCTTAAAAATCACGAAAATAGGCGAAAATGCTCTGGTTTATAACCAAGCAACATTTTTGTCGGGCTTATGTTTTAAGTCACCAAGCTTTTCTGGACTGTTAGCTCTTTGCGAAAAAATTCAAAAAAAGAACATTGGAAGCCTTGTAAAAAGTGAGATTTTTCGAGGTTTAATGAGAGAAAATCTCAGTTTGCCACTAGATGAAGCTACTAGAATTTTTTCATCTTCAAGCTGGGTCGATAATCAAAAATTAGAAGCTCTGAAGGAAATCTGTGAACTAATGAGGCAAGAGAATATAAATGCTAGCAATTTCCTCGACAATATTTTAGGGAATATGCTCAGGATTACAGGTTTAGAAATGCTCAATTTTCCCTTGAACGTTACTGAGGATTTCATCAAAAATAGCAACGGATTTCTCCAGTGGCTCGATTGGGAGAGAGCGCAAATAGTAGAGGAAAGGCAAGGGGCATTGTTTATTCAACGTTTGCCTCGTTCCAATTAG